The nucleotide sequence TGCAAAGATTTAAGAAATTCACGCCAGTGTACTTCTGCTTCTGATAAAGATACGCTGGTACCCAGTACTGTCCTTTTACCGTCAGAACGTACACCCATGGCTATAAAAACAGCTACATCTATAACAGAACCTGAATACCTCACTTTCTCATAACGGGCATCAAGATACAAATATGGAATCTCTCCAATAGAACGGTTACGCCAAGACTCCAGTTCCTCGTCCAATAACTTGGCTGCTCGGGAAACCTCTGTACTGGTTACTTCGCAACCGCATAATTGTTCCGTTATATTGGCTACCTTACGTGTCGATACTCCTTTTACATACATCTCGGCAACTGCAAGCTTCAAAGCTCGCTCACTGCGAAGGCCTTTTTCCAATGCACTTGGATAAAAGCTTTCTCCCTCAGGTAAATTACGCACCTGCGGAACATGAAGGGACAATTCGCCCAAACGAGTCCTTACGCGTTTGTCCTTATAGCCGTTAGAATAACCCACACGATCTGTTTGTTGTCCGTTCGAATGGTTCTGCATTCAAATATTTGGAACGCTCAATTCGCATCGCTTCATTAAGAAGTATTTCGATTACTTGTCCCATACCTTCAAATCCATTGGAATTTAACTCTTCCAATACCTCAGAAATTATTTTACTATCTTTCTCATAGTGGGGCATATGCTCTTCCTCCTTATTTGATAGCCGAATCAATTTGGAGAAATCATATGCCCTGCTTGCATAAAATGCAAATTTACAGAAAGAATGGTACACTATTGGAAATTTTAGAACACTATTTTTATTTATAAGGATAAAAAAAGTATGTCTCTCAACTATTACGATTTAATACTGCCTGTAGTTCCAAAAGGCACCTTTACTTACACCTCTGAACATGACATCCCTGTCGGTTCAAGGGTAAAGGTTTTCTTCGGCAGCCGCATTGAACATGGCATTGTAAAGGGGAAAGCCGACAAAATTCATCCGGATATCAGCTACAAAAATATCAACGAAGTCCTGGATGATAAGCCGGTATTTCCCGAAAAATATCTGACAATGTTCAACAAGATGTCAAATTATTATCAAACGCCGTTAGGAATTGCCATGAGGGGTGTTTTAGCAAAATCCATTCTCAGTTCAGAGAGACTGGATGTGGACTGTGATATTTCCGATAAGAGTATACTGCTGAGCCTTAGCAATGATCAGCACTCTGTTTATGCTTCCCTTACCAAAATAATTGATAGCGGTTTTTCGGCTAATCTGTTGCATGGAATAACAGGCAGCGGTAAAACAGAAATATACATAGAGCTTGTTAAAGAGTGTATTAAAAAAGGGAAACAGGTTATATATATTGTTCCCGAAATTTCACTCACGCCGCAAATTGTCCAACGCTTATCGGAAAGACTGGGTTTTTCAGTGCCCGTTTATCACTCAAAATTATCACCCAAACGAAAACAAAAGGTTTTCTGGGGATTTAATTCCGGCTGTTATCCGCTTGTCATCGGTGCCAGGAGCGCACTTTTCATACCTTCTGACAACATCGGCCTTATTATAGTGGATGAAGAACATGAAAGCAGTTTCAAGCAGGAGGAATCACCTTCTTACCAACTAAGGGATATGGCTGTAATGTACGCGGATATACTCAATGTCCCGGTTGTACTGGGAAGTGCAACCCCAAGTGTGGAGTCTTATTTCAATGCATTAAACGGTAAATACAGATATCTTGAACTCAACAAACGGTTCAATGAAAAACAATTACCGGAGATCAAAATTATTGATTTAAAAACCAGCGACATCATCGACAATTTGTTATCGGTAAAACTTTATGATAAAATTTTTGAAAAAATTAAACAGAATGAACAGGTTCTGCTTCTTCTCAACAAAAAGGGTTACTCAAAACATTTGATATGCAAAAAATGCGGGACAACCCTTCAGTGTCTGAACTGCTCTATAGCGCTGACGTATTACAAAAAAGGTGATTATGCAAAATGCTCTTATTGCGGGGAAATATATAAATTTTTCAAATGCAGTGAGTGCGGAGAAAATGATTTTCTTGATTTTGGACATGGTACGGAAAAGGCCGTTGAAATACTGAGAGAACTGTTTGGCGACACTGTAATAAAACTCGATACGGATAGTGTGACATCTCACAAGAAAATGCAAAGTATTCTGAATGATTTTTACTCCGGCAAATATAATATTATGGTTGGTACACAGCTGATTGCCAAAGGTTTTAATTTTCCGGAAGTAACTCTTGTCGGCGTTCTGAACATTGACAACCTTTTGTCTCTGCCTGATTTCAGAGCCAATGAAAGAGCATACCAGCTGCTAATGCAGGTGGCCGGCAGGGCAGGGCGTTTTATTAAGAAAGGGGAAGTGTTTATTCAAACCTATAATCCTGAAATGCCTGTTTTTCAGCTGTTAAACAGCGATTCGGAAAAATTTTATATGGAAGAGCTTAGCAGACGCAAAGAACATGATTACCCCCCTTTCATGCGAATGGTACGTATAATTATATCCGACACAAAAGAAGACAGAGCTAAGAAAACGATGGAAACTATTTCTGAGAAAATTAATGAAGCAAAATCTTCAGAAACTAAAACACTGGGGCCGTCTCCGGCTCCAATATTTAAAATAAAAAACAGATACAGATATTCTTTTATTATTAAAACGCCGAACGTGTCAA is from Flexistipes sinusarabici DSM 4947 and encodes:
- the priA gene encoding replication restart helicase PriA encodes the protein MSLNYYDLILPVVPKGTFTYTSEHDIPVGSRVKVFFGSRIEHGIVKGKADKIHPDISYKNINEVLDDKPVFPEKYLTMFNKMSNYYQTPLGIAMRGVLAKSILSSERLDVDCDISDKSILLSLSNDQHSVYASLTKIIDSGFSANLLHGITGSGKTEIYIELVKECIKKGKQVIYIVPEISLTPQIVQRLSERLGFSVPVYHSKLSPKRKQKVFWGFNSGCYPLVIGARSALFIPSDNIGLIIVDEEHESSFKQEESPSYQLRDMAVMYADILNVPVVLGSATPSVESYFNALNGKYRYLELNKRFNEKQLPEIKIIDLKTSDIIDNLLSVKLYDKIFEKIKQNEQVLLLLNKKGYSKHLICKKCGTTLQCLNCSIALTYYKKGDYAKCSYCGEIYKFFKCSECGENDFLDFGHGTEKAVEILRELFGDTVIKLDTDSVTSHKKMQSILNDFYSGKYNIMVGTQLIAKGFNFPEVTLVGVLNIDNLLSLPDFRANERAYQLLMQVAGRAGRFIKKGEVFIQTYNPEMPVFQLLNSDSEKFYMEELSRRKEHDYPPFMRMVRIIISDTKEDRAKKTMETISEKINEAKSSETKTLGPSPAPIFKIKNRYRYSFIIKTPNVSRIQVLGRIARENFEVLKKGNMQLKLDVDPYFFM